The proteins below come from a single Aegilops tauschii subsp. strangulata cultivar AL8/78 chromosome 6, Aet v6.0, whole genome shotgun sequence genomic window:
- the LOC141025492 gene encoding LEAF RUST 10 DISEASE-RESISTANCEUS RECEPTOR-LIKE PROTEIN KINASE-like 2.3: MMLPGHALCRAEQGLFEDAPRKLLFNFLVVILALEFINKADLIAKTSALKADTHTPIMSASQEWSSVRPMVSQTKVVTSIAMSQHRQKKPYSSPSALSSVHSPISAPSYSSISGASELSFDSLDLFDPSMQHNRRSAEEVPAHVDADLPDAASNTSTAPSGVVQPPLSPYDGCCAPNMVQRRGSENCHCVYPVRVVLFLHNVSLNSNWSNEFLEELASHLNLRVTQFEIVNFYVVGTSGLNMTMDIAPHTGNSFSSEQVTAMNYSLSLHTIRINPVLIGDYNLLDLVWFRPLAPAPDAIAGSSSVLMLLFAFWLGYRKYGSKRKSKERAKIESILQKNGTVHLKRYTYAQVKRITRSFAEKLGQGGFGAVYRGDLFDGRQIAVKILKDYKTDGEDFINEVASISRTSHVNVLNLLGFCLEGSKRALIYDYMPNGSLEKYAFKDGSKGGNTLGWEKLFDIAVGIARGLEYLHRGCNTRMVHFDIKPHNILLDQNFCPKISDFGLAKQCLNKESVISIGGARGTIGYIAPEVYSKQFGTVSTKSDVYSYGMMVLEMVGARDKNISQNSESTSQYFPQWIYEHLDEYCLSASEINGGTSEIVRKMIVVGRCIQLSPTDRPTMTRVVEMLEGSTTNIELPPTVLLS, translated from the exons ATGATGCTGCCCGGGCATGCCTTGTGCCGCGCTGAACAAG GACTGTTTGAAGATGCTCCAAGGAAACTTTTATTTAATTTCTTGGTCGTTATATTGGCTCTGGAATTTATCAATAAGGCTGATTTGATTGCCAAAACATCGGCTCTAAAGGCTGACACTCACACTCCTATTATGTCTGCTTCACAAGAATGGAGTTCAGTTCGGCCCATGGTATCCCAAACCAAAGTTGTCACAAGTATTGCAATGAGTCAGCATAGACAAAAGAAGCCATATTCATCACCATCAGCTCTATCATCTGTGCACTCTCCTATCTCTGCGCCGAGCTATAGCTCCATCTCGGGTGCTTCTGAACTCTCTTTTGATTCACTGGACCTGTTCGATCCTTCGATGCAGCACAACAGGCGCTCAGCAGAAGAGGTTCCTGCTCATGTGGATGCTGACCTCCCTGATGCAGCTTCGAATACTAGTACAGCTCCTTCTGGAGTGGTGCAGCCCCCACTATCTCCATACGATG GCTGTTGTGCTCCGAACATGGTACAGAGACGAGGTAGCGAGAACTGCCATTGTGTTTACCCGGTAAGAGTTGTGCTCTTTCTTCACAATGTTTCCTTGAATTCAAATTGGAGCAACGAATTTCTTGAGGAGCTTGCGTCACATCTCAACTTGCGGGTTACTCAGTTTGAGATTGTAAATTTCTATGTTGTTGGAACTTCTGGGCTAAATATGACAATGGACATAGCTCCCCACACTGGAAATAGCTTCTCATCCGAACAAGTTACTGCGATGAATTATTCTCTTAGCCTGCATACAATTCGGATCAATCCAGTACTGATTGGGGACTACAATCTTCTTGATCTAGTGTGGTTCAGGCCATTGGCTCCAGCTCCTG ATGCAATAGCAGGCAGCTCGAGCGTACTTATGCTTCTTTTTGCATTTTGGTTGGGCTACAGGAAGTACGGATCCAAAAGGAAATCAAAGGAGAGAGCAAAGATTGAGTCCATCCTACAAAAGAATGGAACTGTCCATTTGAAACGGTACACTTATGCCCAAGTGAAAAGAATAACGAGATCTTTTGCTGAAAAGCTAGGTCAAGGTGGATTTGGTGCTGTTTACAGAGGCGACCTCTTTGATGGTCGTCAGATAGCAGTCAAAATACTCAAGGACTACAAGACTGATGGGGAGGATTTCATCAATGAGGTAGCTAGCATTAGTAGAACTTCTCACGTTAACGTTCTTAATCTCTTAGGATTTTGCTTGGAAGGATCTAAAAGGGCATTAATTTATGACTATATGCCTAATGGTTCACTTGAAAAGTATGCCTTCAAGGATGGCTCTAAAGGTGGAAATACTTTAGGTTGGGAAAAATTATTTGATATAGCAGTGGGCATTGCTCGAGGACTTGAATATCTCCACAGAGGATGCAATACCCGCATGGTGCATTTTGATATCAAGCCCCACAACATTCTATTGGATCAAAATTTCTGTCCAAAGATTTCTGATTTTGGACTAGCCAAGCAGTGCCTCAATAAAGAAAGTGTTATTTCCATTGGTGGTGCAAGAGGAACAATAGGCTATATAGCCCCCGAGGTTTATTCGAAGCAATTTGGAACAGTAAGTACTAAGTCTGATGTTTACAGTTATGGAATGATGGTTCTTGAGATGGTTGGGGCAAGGGACAAGAATATCAGCCAAAATAGTGAATCTACCAGCCAATATTTCCCACAATGGATTTATGAACATTTAGATGAATATTGTCTTAGTGCTTCCGAGATAAATGGAGGGACCTCAGAGATTGTAAGGAAGATGATAGTGGTAGGGAGGTGCATACAGTTGAGTCCTACAGATCGTCCAACAATGACTAGAGTTGTCGAGATGCTTGAAGGGAGCACAACTAACATCGAATTGCCACCAACGGTGCTCTTGAGTTGA